The following are from one region of the Chitinophagales bacterium genome:
- the rsgA gene encoding putative ribosome biogenesis GTPase RsgA, protein MKGRVIKSTGSWYLVRLEDGTLLNCRIKGKFRLEDEKLTNPVAVGDEVWTEREPSDGTAMITELLPRRNYISRQSPRHKQARHIIAANIDQAFLIATIAYPRTSTGFIDRFLLTTEAYHIPAHILFNKLDLIEGNTLRKLEAIEHIYRSIGYPVHRLSALNQQHLEKLVDLMTGKTTLLAGHSGVGKSTFINAVIPGVQQKTAEVSRVHHKGTHATTFAEMFQLPGGGFVIDTPGVKEFGLLDIEPSEVSHYFKEMREVLDKCRFNNCLHVNEPHCAVKALVEEGKIHEERYRNYLKILEDCKATRQEQYD, encoded by the coding sequence TTGAAAGGCAGAGTCATTAAATCCACCGGCAGCTGGTATCTGGTGCGGCTGGAAGACGGTACTCTTCTGAACTGCCGGATTAAAGGAAAATTTCGCCTGGAGGATGAAAAATTAACCAACCCCGTTGCTGTGGGAGATGAAGTGTGGACAGAAAGAGAGCCCTCTGACGGAACGGCAATGATTACTGAACTCCTGCCCCGAAGAAACTATATTTCCCGGCAATCGCCCCGACACAAACAGGCTCGCCATATCATTGCAGCCAATATTGACCAGGCTTTCCTGATTGCCACCATCGCATACCCCCGCACCTCAACCGGATTCATTGACCGCTTTCTGCTGACCACCGAGGCCTATCATATTCCCGCTCATATTTTGTTCAACAAACTTGACCTGATAGAGGGCAACACTCTCCGGAAACTGGAAGCCATAGAGCACATCTACAGAAGTATTGGCTATCCGGTTCACCGGCTGAGCGCTTTAAACCAACAACACCTGGAAAAGCTGGTAGATTTGATGACAGGCAAGACCACCCTTCTGGCCGGACACTCCGGAGTAGGCAAATCCACCTTTATTAATGCTGTGATTCCAGGTGTACAGCAAAAAACAGCAGAAGTATCCCGTGTACACCACAAAGGCACTCATGCCACCACGTTTGCTGAAATGTTTCAACTTCCTGGCGGAGGTTTTGTTATTGATACCCCCGGAGTGAAAGAATTCGGCCTGTTGGATATAGAACCCTCCGAAGTGAGTCATTATTTCAAAGAGATGCGGGAAGTACTGGATAAGTGCCGGTTTAACAATTGTCTGCATGTAAATGAGCCGCACTGTGCAGTGAAGGCCCTGGTGGAAGAAGGCAAAATACATGAGGAACGTTACAGAAACTATTTGAAAATACTGGAAGATTGCAAAGCAACCCGGCAGGAACAGTATGATTAG
- the dtd gene encoding D-aminoacyl-tRNA deacylase codes for MRTVIQRVKSAHVEINGIITSSISHGLLVLAGFEDTDTLEDLQWMAKKIVQLRIFNDAHRIMNLNIQDVRGNLLIVSQFTLLASTKKGNRPSYIRAAKPAVAIPLYEAFIEIVQQEAGKPVFTGKFGADMQVALVNDGPVTIIIDSKQRE; via the coding sequence ATGCGCACAGTCATTCAGCGTGTAAAATCAGCTCACGTTGAAATTAATGGCATCATTACCTCCAGCATTAGCCATGGCTTGCTGGTATTGGCTGGTTTTGAAGATACCGATACGCTTGAAGACCTTCAGTGGATGGCGAAGAAAATCGTCCAGCTCCGCATTTTTAATGATGCCCACCGAATCATGAATCTGAATATACAGGACGTCCGGGGCAATTTGCTTATTGTAAGCCAGTTTACTCTCTTGGCCAGTACAAAAAAGGGCAACCGCCCTTCCTACATCCGGGCGGCTAAGCCTGCCGTTGCAATACCTTTATATGAAGCATTTATAGAAATCGTTCAGCAGGAGGCCGGAAAGCCCGTTTTTACCGGTAAATTCGGAGCTGATATGCAGGTGGCGCTGGTGAATGATGGGCCCGTTACTATTATCATAGATAGCAAACAAAGAGAATGA
- a CDS encoding pyrophosphatase gives MTLREAQHTVDNWIKTTGVKYFSELTNMAILAEEVGEVARIISRTYGDQSFKKSDKKVHLADELADVLWVVICLANQTGVDLTDAFKKNLEKKTKRDSKRHERNKKLKS, from the coding sequence ATGACCCTTCGGGAAGCCCAGCACACCGTAGACAACTGGATAAAAACCACAGGGGTAAAATACTTTAGTGAATTAACCAACATGGCTATCCTGGCGGAGGAAGTAGGCGAGGTGGCTCGCATCATCAGCCGTACATATGGAGACCAGTCTTTCAAAAAAAGCGACAAAAAAGTCCATCTTGCTGATGAACTAGCCGATGTGTTATGGGTAGTTATTTGTCTGGCAAATCAAACCGGTGTAGATCTGACAGATGCTTTTAAGAAAAACCTGGAGAAAAAAACAAAACGGGACAGCAAACGCCATGAGAGGAATAAAAAGCTGAAATCTTAG
- a CDS encoding threonylcarbamoyl-AMP synthase, translated as MPQHVVNNIGTDVAYAAALLRAGRLVAIPTETVYGLAANGLDADAVLKIYEAKNRPSFNPLILHVGSLEGAEKLVDGFPATARRLAEAFWPGPLTLVLKKKESVPDVVTAGMDTVAIRMPHHPLTLQLLRMLNFPLAAPSANPSGYVSPTSAGHVLQQLGSKVDYVLDGGPCEIGIESTIIKVTPEATILLRPGGLELEKIEQLAGPVQTVASAAPVEAPGMMSTHYAPVKKLILGDIKENLKNFLPQQTGILAFRSPVEAAGVAAQCVLSPAGDLKEAAKNLFSYLRQLDQADITVILAEPVPDIGLGRAINDRLRRAASQHTAA; from the coding sequence ATGCCTCAGCATGTTGTAAATAATATCGGAACAGACGTGGCCTACGCGGCTGCTCTGCTGCGGGCAGGGCGGCTGGTAGCTATTCCTACGGAAACCGTTTACGGCCTGGCAGCCAACGGGCTGGATGCCGATGCGGTATTGAAAATCTATGAGGCGAAAAACAGGCCCTCTTTTAATCCGCTCATACTGCATGTGGGAAGCCTGGAGGGTGCCGAAAAACTGGTTGACGGATTTCCCGCAACGGCAAGACGGCTTGCCGAGGCTTTTTGGCCGGGACCCCTGACGCTGGTGCTCAAAAAAAAAGAATCTGTTCCTGATGTGGTTACCGCTGGCATGGATACTGTGGCAATACGGATGCCTCACCATCCCCTTACATTGCAACTTTTGCGGATGCTGAATTTTCCGCTCGCAGCGCCCAGTGCCAACCCGTCAGGATATGTGAGCCCTACAAGTGCCGGACATGTGTTGCAGCAGTTGGGCAGTAAGGTAGATTATGTGTTGGATGGCGGACCCTGCGAAATCGGAATTGAGTCCACCATCATTAAAGTAACTCCCGAAGCGACTATACTTCTGCGCCCCGGAGGTCTGGAGCTGGAAAAAATTGAGCAACTGGCCGGTCCGGTGCAAACAGTAGCATCAGCAGCCCCGGTAGAAGCACCCGGGATGATGAGCACACATTACGCTCCTGTTAAAAAACTCATTCTGGGAGACATAAAAGAAAATCTGAAGAATTTTTTACCGCAGCAAACCGGTATTCTCGCATTCCGCTCTCCCGTTGAAGCAGCAGGTGTAGCCGCGCAATGTGTGTTGTCACCAGCAGGTGACCTGAAAGAAGCAGCTAAAAATCTGTTTAGCTATTTAAGACAGCTGGATCAGGCAGACATTACCGTTATCCTGGCAGAACCCGTTCCGGATATCGGACTGGGACGAGCCATTAATGATCGCCTGAGAAGAGCCGCATCGCAGCATACAGCTGCCTAA
- the ybeY gene encoding endoribonuclease YbeY: protein MIYFHTEGIRFRVQRSRKIRTWIKNVIQTEGKVAGNINFIFCADEFLAEMNSRYLHHHTYTDVITFDYSQDSQTVEGDIYISVERVADNAEKRHLPFEEELHRVMIHGVLHLLGYTDKQPATRRRMRKKENECLSML from the coding sequence ATGATTTATTTTCATACCGAAGGCATTCGCTTCCGTGTACAGCGTTCCCGAAAAATCCGCACCTGGATTAAAAACGTTATTCAGACTGAAGGGAAGGTGGCCGGCAACATCAACTTTATTTTCTGCGCAGATGAATTTCTGGCGGAAATGAATAGCCGTTATCTTCATCATCATACGTACACAGATGTGATAACTTTTGATTATTCGCAAGACTCACAAACAGTGGAGGGTGATATTTATATCAGTGTTGAGAGAGTGGCGGATAATGCAGAAAAACGCCATTTGCCTTTTGAAGAAGAGTTGCACCGAGTAATGATTCATGGTGTTTTACACCTTTTGGGCTATACGGATAAACAGCCGGCCACCCGCAGGCGGATGCGTAAAAAAGAAAACGAATGCCTCAGCATGTTGTAA
- a CDS encoding ATPase: MTDNYSLLIKKLDEFIRKHYINQLLRGLIYSSALILGAFLLLNVIEYYFYLPVWGRKVLFFGFIAGGLGVLFWWVGLPLLHYYRLGKIISHEQAARIIGTHFQNVQDRLLNILQLKRQSESAQDKTLIEASINQKIESIKLVPFTAAIDLKSNRKYLRYLVVPLLALILIFFSAPNILKEGTTRLIHVNRHYEKPAPFRFVVKNPSLRVIQFEDFTLEAEVTGEVLPDNLFIKVEGHAYKMEKLAAGTYRYKFVNLQQSQDFVLSAAGYDSKIHTIEVLPKPMVVNFEVYLDYPAYTGRRDEVLKNIGDLNVPLGTKARWELHTNNTDKLTFRFTDEELAERSGKDLFILNRTLQQSGYYTITISNSYIERADSISYTLTVIPDQYPALSVQPVQDSATLRYLYFTGEASDDYGLTRLELKYKIIRDNDIDTAVYHAVPVPFKKGLISQFTHFWDLQPLGLKPGEAITYFFEVWDNDGIHGSKSTRSSILQFKMPTLEQLEEETRLTNENIKSDLDKSVSKAGQIRSEIQKAQEKLLQKKNLTWEDKKEISELIKQQQTLEETIRQLQEKFSNNLSRQQEYKQISEEIRLKQQKLQELFNEVLSPEMKEMFEKLQSLMEQLDLGQMMENLKEFELSQEQLSQELDRMLELFKKLEFEQKLAETTDKLQQLADKQEQLSEETKNASRPNDQLLEEQQKLNSEFDNLQQTLGELQKMSQELGQNEDFNETRQQADQTRQEMQKGSENIKQNKNKKASENQKNAAQKMRQMSETLAQMMGNMQMEQLEMDMRAIRQLLDNLLTLSFDQEELIRLVNETSINDPKYVDLAKMQQKIKDETALVRDSLYALSKRVFQLQTFINREMTDVYKNIEKSIVHLADRKKSDAALHQQYVMTGFNNLALMLDESLQQMQQQMAAGMSGTQMCQKKGQGTPTPKLGQMQQQLNEQMSKLQEELKKGKQPGGKGGMSKEIAEMAAKQAAIREALRKLNQEENTDGSLGNLDKLMDEMNKTETELYNKQLTEQMLMRQQEILTRLLEVEKSMREREQDEKRQAETADEIARQMPPSLEEYLRQREAEIQLYKTVPPKLKPYYRQLIESYFKNITF, encoded by the coding sequence ATGACCGACAATTATAGTCTTCTGATAAAGAAGCTGGATGAGTTTATCCGCAAGCACTACATCAATCAACTGCTCCGCGGACTGATATACTCATCGGCATTGATTCTGGGTGCGTTTCTTCTGCTTAATGTTATTGAATACTACTTTTATTTGCCCGTATGGGGCAGAAAGGTCTTATTCTTTGGCTTCATTGCAGGTGGTCTGGGAGTGCTGTTCTGGTGGGTAGGGCTACCCCTTCTACATTATTACCGTTTAGGAAAAATCATCAGCCACGAACAGGCAGCCCGCATTATTGGCACACATTTTCAGAATGTGCAGGACCGACTACTCAACATTTTGCAGCTTAAGCGTCAATCCGAATCGGCTCAGGATAAAACCTTGATTGAAGCCAGCATAAATCAAAAAATTGAAAGCATTAAACTGGTACCATTTACAGCCGCCATTGACCTGAAGAGCAACAGGAAATATCTGCGCTATCTGGTGGTTCCCCTGCTGGCACTTATTTTAATCTTTTTCAGTGCACCCAATATCCTGAAGGAGGGTACTACCCGCCTCATCCATGTGAACCGCCATTATGAAAAGCCCGCTCCTTTTCGTTTTGTGGTCAAAAATCCGTCACTGCGCGTTATTCAATTTGAAGACTTTACCCTGGAGGCTGAAGTCACCGGAGAGGTATTGCCGGATAATCTTTTTATAAAAGTAGAAGGACATGCCTACAAAATGGAAAAGCTTGCAGCCGGCACCTATCGCTACAAGTTCGTTAATCTGCAGCAAAGCCAGGATTTTGTGCTTTCCGCTGCAGGCTATGATTCCAAAATCCATACGATTGAAGTCCTCCCTAAACCCATGGTGGTGAATTTTGAAGTATATCTGGATTATCCGGCTTATACCGGCAGGCGGGATGAGGTATTGAAAAATATTGGCGATTTAAATGTACCTCTGGGAACAAAAGCACGCTGGGAGTTACATACCAATAATACGGACAAGCTTACCTTTCGCTTCACTGACGAAGAGCTTGCCGAACGCTCCGGAAAGGACTTATTTATCCTTAATCGCACCCTTCAGCAGAGCGGATATTATACCATAACCATTTCCAACAGCTATATTGAAAGAGCAGACTCTATCAGCTACACGCTTACAGTTATTCCGGATCAGTATCCCGCGCTTTCGGTGCAGCCGGTTCAGGACTCCGCCACCCTTCGCTATCTTTATTTCACCGGTGAAGCATCCGATGACTATGGGCTTACTCGCCTGGAATTGAAATACAAAATCATTCGTGACAACGACATCGACACCGCAGTCTATCATGCCGTGCCTGTGCCATTCAAAAAAGGACTGATCTCACAATTTACACACTTTTGGGACCTGCAGCCGCTCGGATTAAAACCCGGTGAAGCCATTACCTACTTCTTCGAAGTATGGGACAACGATGGCATCCACGGCAGCAAATCAACCCGGTCCAGTATCCTGCAATTTAAAATGCCTACCTTGGAGCAACTGGAAGAAGAAACACGACTGACCAATGAAAACATAAAAAGCGACCTGGACAAATCTGTATCAAAAGCCGGGCAGATACGCAGTGAAATTCAAAAAGCCCAGGAAAAGCTGTTGCAGAAAAAAAATCTTACTTGGGAAGATAAAAAGGAAATATCCGAATTGATCAAGCAACAACAAACACTGGAAGAAACCATTCGCCAGCTCCAGGAAAAATTCAGCAATAACCTGAGCCGACAGCAGGAATATAAGCAAATAAGCGAGGAAATACGTCTCAAACAACAAAAGCTTCAGGAACTGTTTAATGAAGTGCTCTCTCCCGAAATGAAAGAGATGTTTGAAAAGCTGCAGTCGCTTATGGAACAACTGGACCTTGGCCAGATGATGGAAAACCTGAAAGAGTTTGAACTCTCACAGGAACAACTCAGCCAGGAACTTGACCGCATGCTGGAGCTTTTCAAAAAACTTGAATTTGAACAAAAACTGGCCGAAACAACCGACAAACTGCAGCAACTTGCAGATAAACAAGAGCAACTCAGTGAAGAAACAAAAAATGCATCACGTCCCAATGACCAGCTTTTAGAGGAACAGCAAAAACTTAACTCCGAGTTTGATAACCTGCAACAAACACTCGGAGAATTGCAAAAAATGAGCCAGGAGCTGGGTCAGAATGAAGACTTCAACGAAACCCGGCAACAGGCCGATCAGACACGACAAGAAATGCAGAAAGGCTCCGAAAATATTAAACAGAATAAAAACAAAAAGGCATCCGAAAATCAGAAAAATGCTGCCCAGAAAATGCGCCAGATGTCAGAAACCCTGGCGCAGATGATGGGCAACATGCAAATGGAACAATTGGAAATGGACATGCGCGCCATACGCCAGCTGCTGGACAACCTCCTCACGCTTTCCTTTGACCAGGAAGAGCTTATACGTCTGGTCAACGAAACCAGTATCAACGACCCCAAATATGTAGATCTGGCAAAAATGCAGCAAAAGATAAAGGACGAAACTGCCCTTGTAAGAGACAGTCTCTATGCCCTCAGCAAAAGGGTATTTCAACTGCAGACTTTCATTAACAGGGAGATGACCGATGTTTATAAAAACATTGAAAAAAGCATCGTACACCTTGCCGACCGCAAGAAAAGCGATGCAGCCCTGCATCAGCAGTATGTGATGACCGGCTTTAATAATCTGGCACTCATGCTGGATGAAAGTCTGCAACAGATGCAGCAGCAAATGGCGGCTGGAATGTCCGGAACGCAGATGTGTCAGAAAAAAGGTCAGGGTACCCCCACCCCCAAGCTGGGCCAGATGCAGCAGCAGCTCAATGAACAGATGAGCAAGCTCCAAGAAGAACTCAAAAAAGGCAAACAACCCGGAGGCAAAGGCGGCATGAGCAAAGAAATTGCTGAAATGGCTGCCAAACAAGCTGCCATACGCGAAGCCTTGCGTAAACTCAACCAGGAAGAAAACACCGATGGCAGCCTGGGTAATCTGGATAAGCTTATGGACGAAATGAACAAAACGGAAACCGAACTCTACAATAAGCAACTTACCGAACAGATGCTCATGCGCCAGCAGGAAATTTTAACTCGCCTGCTTGAAGTAGAAAAATCCATGCGAGAGAGAGAACAGGATGAAAAACGTCAGGCAGAAACTGCGGATGAAATAGCCCGTCAGATGCCCCCTTCCCTGGAAGAATACCTGCGGCAGCGGGAAGCAGAAATACAGCTTTATAAAACCGTTCCTCCTAAACTGAAGCCCTACTACCGCCAACTCATAGAGTCGTATTTTAAAAATATTACCTTCTGA